From the genome of Geothrix sp. 21YS21S-4, one region includes:
- a CDS encoding flagellar motor protein MotB: protein MGNQAPVRFARRKADLESLWLVTFADLMVQLMAFFALLYSFSVSDQAKLQQALQSVQKALGVKPVAGDGILPGSTGLDPARAADLEKLLNDAQAVDGPEVGTRLRFVSFRGALIFGEGSGVLAPGSDVLLVRLSELANRYQGFTLVCEGHAAPGERRHGGGDALDLSVQRALAAQRYLVDLGVPAARVTSEARGDSQPEGDGSTPEGRALQRRVMFRFQRVAER from the coding sequence GTGGGTAACCAGGCCCCCGTCCGGTTCGCCCGCCGGAAAGCGGATCTCGAATCCCTCTGGCTGGTGACCTTCGCGGATCTGATGGTCCAGCTGATGGCCTTCTTCGCGCTGCTGTACTCCTTCTCCGTATCCGATCAGGCCAAGCTCCAGCAGGCTCTCCAGTCCGTGCAGAAGGCCCTGGGGGTGAAGCCCGTGGCGGGGGACGGAATCCTCCCCGGCTCCACGGGACTCGATCCGGCCCGGGCCGCCGACCTGGAGAAACTCCTCAACGACGCCCAGGCCGTGGACGGTCCCGAGGTGGGCACGCGCCTCCGCTTCGTCAGCTTCCGCGGCGCGCTGATCTTCGGAGAGGGCAGCGGCGTCCTGGCGCCGGGCAGCGACGTGCTCCTGGTCCGCCTGTCGGAACTGGCGAACCGCTACCAGGGCTTCACCCTCGTGTGCGAAGGCCACGCCGCTCCGGGAGAGCGGAGGCACGGGGGCGGGGATGCCCTCGACCTCAGCGTCCAGCGGGCCCTGGCGGCCCAGCGCTACCTGGTGGATCTGGGGGTTCCGGCGGCCCGGGTGACGTCCGAAGCCCGGGGCGACAGCCAGCCCGAGGGGGACGGCAGCACGCCGGAGGGCCGCGCCCTCCAGCGGCGCGTCATGTTCCGGTTCCAGCGCGTGGCCGAGCGGTAG
- a CDS encoding PKD domain-containing protein, producing MLNRRFFYSLAVTAVGIVGMGCGGGGKGGATPGSGQVQNNAPTVSGFTCAPADATLNPYINYSFTASASDPDIGDSVAVYTWDFGDGSAQVTSASATVAHAFNKGTLDPAVGGSVAVKVRATDTRGLSGDWVTRPFIVTGQTSPVTVTFLSPASAVSLQVANTGTVSQAFQIQVTDTAGGTVSASGIAFQVGDPVAGASIVSTTDDGGGKFTITAQYQPGVVGTSRTATPSVVVTDSNGLSSPSVTGPVVTLATTGPNTVPTVAVTAPVSPTTAVYSSVKAALSFTLTDLDGDPVSYSVNWGDGTTADAGTATTGTAAGAPINLTHAYPDTFTATTRNAVVTIAAQDNRGGAATSQTRTFAVTYNTYPVAIVSSPQASGTLPSQTELPSNASTGLYNPATSTSPDLVVIPAGGSLAFSGSATTPASGGTISYQWSFPGGVPSSSTLATPTEVVYPGVAGQITPYLATLTVTDDLSRASSAGSPANLAPPTPKSYQKWVIVDGSHTQNFNLSFLYRQRVETGSDVFAPATLAANGYGATVQIFQDGQFTSVAVKDQTSHAVVQIPVRSNLPFYVKVPAFGSDTHGYLVRIPNAPTGPYADASLGTTLGSGSTFGFGDAGSTSGPWNPTLRVVTAQGFGTEVSAVGQRRMQGSVQGGGPFAFNLLGAPGPVAPNVRWMDRLSISGSDATGATQWVQNSNNAGAFSGIPAYQEFSEWTLFPKTWTDASVAPKLQNFDTTPGTPTDMGFIVDYPTYSATTKTSDAYSVTALQAFRVPASTSDPYDFNAGANPFSDRSHEVGDPDGPPTGGLTVGLNATDYTTVGAGAVPSFLNAIVHGFQGTVPLGGGIQGFVVPFDANDPNRLPDKSLVGSFNNIISVFSYADYLWSRVWARPFPLNRASLNASATYSGMAGFSGFLYANPRDPNGDPIWPKSLTAISPDNSRIDLTANGYTTFDASQAPVGIGGTTPSSAGVGHFYWTAYTPFYSAAAGSVISRTWLADGNGLFPTAFAGASTNGDALSAWGFTPPINLVVDKRGRDATGALSGQSSGGYRITWFNPTKDAGGNVVPPDFWVVDIQANGATQDFMLPANYPTTQLVSNSVLTDARTFLPSGAATYQSGDTAGPGYCWFDLPVELRPTSGTAVITVFAVKSLHTNASVNSAQRALNRTDWIEAVKTATPNVKVLTLSGDVSFGHKIVFNYPWDIVVANSAQTFVAP from the coding sequence ATGCTCAATCGCAGGTTTTTCTATTCTCTCGCCGTGACGGCAGTGGGCATCGTCGGAATGGGTTGCGGCGGAGGCGGCAAGGGCGGCGCCACGCCTGGCTCCGGCCAAGTGCAGAACAACGCCCCGACGGTCAGCGGGTTCACCTGCGCTCCCGCCGACGCGACCCTGAACCCCTACATCAATTATTCGTTCACGGCCAGCGCCTCGGATCCGGACATCGGCGACAGCGTGGCCGTCTACACCTGGGATTTCGGCGACGGCTCCGCCCAGGTCACCAGCGCTTCCGCCACGGTGGCTCACGCCTTCAACAAGGGCACCCTGGATCCCGCCGTCGGCGGCTCCGTGGCCGTGAAGGTCCGGGCCACGGACACGCGGGGATTGAGCGGCGACTGGGTCACGAGGCCTTTCATCGTGACGGGCCAGACGTCTCCGGTGACCGTCACGTTCCTGTCGCCCGCTTCCGCCGTGTCGCTCCAGGTGGCGAACACGGGAACGGTCTCCCAGGCCTTCCAGATCCAGGTGACCGACACCGCCGGCGGCACCGTCAGCGCGTCCGGCATCGCCTTCCAGGTGGGTGATCCCGTGGCCGGGGCCTCGATCGTCAGCACCACCGACGACGGCGGCGGGAAGTTCACCATCACCGCCCAGTATCAGCCCGGCGTCGTGGGAACGAGCCGGACCGCCACGCCCAGCGTGGTGGTGACGGACTCCAACGGACTGTCGAGCCCCTCCGTGACCGGCCCGGTCGTCACCCTGGCGACCACCGGCCCCAACACCGTGCCCACGGTGGCCGTGACCGCCCCCGTTTCGCCCACCACGGCCGTCTATTCCAGCGTCAAGGCGGCCCTGAGCTTCACCCTCACGGACCTGGACGGCGATCCCGTTTCCTATTCCGTGAACTGGGGAGATGGGACCACGGCGGACGCGGGCACCGCCACCACGGGAACCGCCGCCGGCGCCCCCATCAATTTGACCCACGCCTATCCCGACACTTTCACGGCCACCACCCGGAACGCGGTGGTCACCATCGCCGCCCAGGACAACCGGGGCGGCGCCGCGACCTCCCAGACCCGCACCTTCGCGGTGACCTACAACACCTATCCTGTCGCCATCGTGTCGTCGCCCCAGGCCAGCGGCACCTTGCCGAGCCAGACGGAGTTGCCCAGCAACGCCTCCACGGGTCTTTATAACCCCGCCACCAGCACCAGCCCTGACTTGGTGGTGATCCCCGCCGGCGGCAGCCTGGCCTTCAGCGGCTCCGCGACGACTCCGGCCAGCGGCGGAACGATCAGCTACCAGTGGAGCTTCCCCGGCGGCGTGCCCTCCAGCTCCACGCTGGCGACCCCGACCGAGGTGGTGTATCCCGGCGTCGCCGGCCAGATCACGCCCTACCTCGCGACCCTGACCGTCACCGACGACCTCAGCCGCGCGTCCTCCGCGGGATCCCCCGCCAACCTGGCTCCCCCGACCCCCAAGAGCTATCAGAAGTGGGTGATCGTGGACGGGTCGCATACCCAGAACTTCAACCTGAGCTTCCTTTATCGCCAGCGGGTGGAGACGGGATCGGACGTCTTCGCGCCGGCCACCCTCGCCGCCAACGGCTACGGCGCCACCGTGCAGATCTTCCAGGACGGCCAGTTCACCTCCGTCGCCGTCAAGGACCAGACCAGCCACGCCGTGGTCCAGATCCCCGTCCGCTCGAACCTGCCCTTCTACGTCAAGGTGCCCGCCTTCGGTTCCGACACCCACGGCTACCTCGTGCGGATCCCCAACGCCCCCACCGGCCCCTACGCCGATGCCTCCCTCGGCACCACCCTGGGTTCGGGCTCGACCTTTGGCTTCGGCGACGCCGGATCCACCAGCGGACCGTGGAATCCCACGCTGCGGGTGGTGACGGCGCAGGGATTTGGGACGGAAGTCTCGGCCGTGGGGCAGCGGCGGATGCAGGGCAGTGTCCAAGGAGGAGGGCCATTCGCCTTTAATCTGCTCGGGGCCCCGGGCCCGGTGGCACCCAATGTCCGCTGGATGGACCGCCTCTCCATTTCCGGCAGTGACGCCACCGGGGCCACCCAGTGGGTCCAAAACTCCAACAACGCTGGCGCCTTCAGCGGAATCCCGGCCTACCAGGAATTTAGCGAGTGGACCCTCTTCCCCAAGACGTGGACGGACGCGTCGGTGGCGCCCAAGCTCCAGAATTTCGACACCACCCCCGGCACGCCGACGGACATGGGCTTCATCGTCGACTACCCCACCTATTCCGCCACCACGAAGACGTCCGATGCCTATTCGGTCACGGCATTGCAGGCCTTCCGCGTCCCTGCAAGTACCTCCGACCCCTATGACTTCAATGCCGGTGCCAATCCATTCAGCGATCGGAGCCATGAAGTGGGAGATCCGGACGGGCCTCCGACGGGGGGCCTGACCGTGGGCTTGAATGCGACCGACTACACCACGGTGGGTGCAGGGGCGGTTCCCTCCTTCCTGAATGCCATCGTCCATGGCTTTCAGGGCACCGTGCCCCTCGGGGGCGGCATTCAAGGATTTGTGGTTCCCTTCGATGCCAATGATCCGAACCGATTACCGGACAAGAGCTTGGTGGGGAGCTTCAATAACATCATCAGTGTTTTCTCCTACGCGGACTACCTCTGGTCCCGGGTGTGGGCGCGGCCTTTCCCCTTGAACCGCGCTTCTCTCAACGCTTCGGCCACCTATTCCGGGATGGCCGGATTCAGTGGCTTCCTCTACGCCAATCCGCGGGATCCGAATGGCGATCCGATATGGCCGAAGAGCCTTACGGCTATCAGTCCCGACAACAGCAGGATCGACCTCACCGCGAACGGCTACACGACCTTCGACGCCTCTCAGGCGCCGGTGGGGATCGGGGGCACGACACCTTCTTCCGCGGGTGTGGGCCATTTCTACTGGACGGCGTACACGCCCTTCTACTCCGCAGCCGCTGGCTCCGTCATCAGCCGCACATGGCTGGCGGACGGAAATGGCTTGTTCCCTACCGCCTTCGCGGGCGCTTCCACCAACGGGGATGCGCTGAGCGCCTGGGGCTTCACACCGCCCATCAACCTGGTGGTGGACAAGCGGGGCCGCGATGCCACGGGCGCCCTGAGCGGCCAGTCCTCCGGCGGCTACCGCATCACCTGGTTCAACCCCACCAAGGACGCGGGCGGGAACGTGGTGCCGCCCGACTTCTGGGTGGTGGACATCCAGGCCAACGGCGCCACCCAGGACTTCATGCTGCCCGCCAACTACCCCACCACCCAGCTCGTGAGCAACTCGGTGCTGACGGACGCCCGGACCTTCCTGCCGTCCGGCGCCGCCACCTATCAGAGCGGCGATACGGCGGGCCCCGGCTACTGCTGGTTCGACCTGCCTGTTGAGCTCCGGCCGACCAGCGGAACCGCCGTTATCACGGTCTTCGCGGTGAAATCCCTCCACACCAATGCCAGCGTCAACTCCGCCCAGCGCGCGCTCAACCGGACCGACTGGATCGAGGCGGTGAAGACTGCCACGCCCAACGTGAAGGTCCTGACGCTCTCCGGCGACGTGTCCTTCGGCCACAAGATCGTCTTCAACTATCCCTGGGACATCGTGGTCGCGAACAGCGCCCAGACCTTCGTCGCGCCCTGA
- a CDS encoding M20/M25/M40 family metallo-hydrolase yields the protein MNFSHRLFFCLAAVTLGAQPAPDAGRATAERLRTEAFRTHGAHEDLTWLCDHIGHRLSGSSQLDKAIAWAQDRMKAAGLSNVHAEPAMVPHWVRGEESARMLSPLPQPLNILGLGGSVGTPEGGLTADVVVVDSFDDLDRLGAAVKGKIVLFDVPYQGYGRTVVYRHDGAARAAKHGAVAALVRSVGPVSLDTPHTGAMDYDPAFPKIPTASVTLEAATQMRRMQARGERISLHLEMGAKTLPDAPSANVVGEIRGTEKPEEVVILSGHLDSWDVGQGAQDDGAGTVMVMEAARLLRTLGLQPRRTLRVVLWTNEENGLRGGKAYRDAHRAELGNIVAAFETDSGSERIKSFSLELRKATPEAKQAALESLKGVGAALESFGPIEFRLGGSGADISPMVAEGVPGIGVGHAAAHYFDIHHSRADTLDKVDKDDLAHNAAALAAFAYALAQSNVRFQ from the coding sequence ATGAACTTTTCCCACCGCCTCTTCTTTTGTCTCGCCGCGGTCACCCTCGGCGCCCAGCCCGCACCGGACGCGGGTCGAGCCACCGCAGAGCGGCTGCGGACGGAGGCGTTCCGCACCCATGGCGCCCACGAGGACCTGACGTGGCTGTGCGATCACATTGGACATCGCCTGTCTGGTTCATCCCAGCTGGACAAAGCCATCGCCTGGGCCCAGGACCGGATGAAAGCCGCCGGCCTGTCGAACGTCCATGCCGAGCCGGCGATGGTGCCCCACTGGGTGCGGGGGGAGGAATCCGCCCGGATGCTTTCCCCCCTGCCCCAGCCGCTCAACATCCTGGGCCTGGGGGGCAGCGTGGGAACGCCGGAGGGCGGGCTCACGGCGGACGTGGTGGTGGTGGATTCCTTCGACGACCTGGACCGCCTGGGGGCCGCAGTGAAGGGGAAGATCGTCCTCTTCGACGTGCCCTACCAGGGCTACGGCCGCACGGTGGTCTACCGGCACGACGGCGCGGCCCGGGCGGCCAAGCACGGGGCCGTCGCGGCCCTGGTGCGATCCGTGGGGCCCGTCAGCCTGGACACGCCCCACACCGGCGCCATGGACTACGATCCGGCCTTCCCCAAGATCCCCACCGCGTCCGTCACCCTGGAAGCCGCGACCCAGATGCGGCGGATGCAGGCCCGCGGGGAGCGGATCTCCCTCCACTTGGAGATGGGCGCGAAGACCCTTCCCGACGCGCCCTCCGCCAACGTGGTCGGCGAGATCCGGGGAACGGAGAAGCCCGAGGAAGTGGTGATCCTCAGCGGCCACCTGGACAGCTGGGACGTGGGCCAGGGCGCCCAGGACGACGGCGCCGGAACGGTGATGGTGATGGAAGCCGCCCGGCTCCTCCGAACCCTCGGCCTCCAGCCCCGCCGCACCCTCCGCGTGGTGCTGTGGACCAACGAAGAGAACGGCCTCCGCGGCGGCAAGGCCTATCGCGACGCCCACCGGGCGGAGCTGGGAAACATCGTCGCCGCCTTCGAAACCGATTCCGGCAGCGAGCGGATCAAATCCTTCAGCCTGGAACTGCGGAAAGCCACGCCCGAAGCCAAGCAGGCCGCGCTGGAGTCCCTCAAAGGCGTCGGAGCGGCTCTCGAATCCTTCGGCCCCATCGAGTTCCGCCTGGGCGGATCCGGCGCCGACATCAGCCCCATGGTGGCCGAAGGCGTCCCCGGGATCGGCGTGGGCCACGCCGCCGCCCACTACTTCGACATCCACCACAGCCGCGCCGACACGCTGGACAAAGTGGACAAGGACGACCTGGCGCACAACGCCGCCGCCCTGGCGGCCTTCGCCTACGCCCTGGCCCAATCGAACGTCAGGTTCCAATAG
- a CDS encoding response regulator, producing MSQFASPMTILMVEDNALQRRQIEAQLQPLGHRLEAAANGQEALDRLREGDYDLVIMDAVMPSMDGFKACELIKADPATADIPVIVLTALSRDAKDRSYAAGADDFLRKPANTLLLQVRVQTHLRIRGLSRSFAAPLPPAKAKVLVVSTSALVRSQVQNHFGKDLAAFLEAQGESQARAQILAHRPDVLVLDTDLLEGSAEALAVAMHEAEDLRDIPILLLHSPGELETWARAEAPLADALEKPLAAPETRRRVGLLAKLAHLQQLAGGA from the coding sequence TTGTCCCAGTTCGCGTCCCCCATGACCATCCTGATGGTGGAGGACAACGCCCTTCAGCGCCGCCAGATCGAGGCCCAGCTGCAGCCCCTCGGGCACCGGCTGGAGGCCGCGGCCAACGGCCAGGAGGCGTTGGACCGCCTGCGCGAAGGCGACTACGACCTGGTGATCATGGACGCGGTGATGCCTTCCATGGATGGGTTCAAGGCCTGCGAGCTGATCAAGGCCGACCCGGCGACCGCCGACATTCCCGTCATCGTGCTCACGGCCCTCAGCCGCGACGCCAAGGACCGCAGCTACGCGGCGGGCGCCGACGATTTCCTCCGCAAGCCCGCCAACACGCTCCTGCTCCAGGTGCGGGTCCAGACCCACCTCCGGATCCGCGGCCTGTCGCGGAGCTTCGCCGCGCCGCTTCCTCCGGCCAAGGCCAAGGTCCTGGTGGTCTCCACCAGCGCCCTCGTCCGCTCCCAGGTCCAGAACCACTTCGGGAAGGATCTGGCCGCGTTCCTGGAGGCCCAGGGCGAAAGCCAGGCCCGCGCCCAGATCCTGGCCCACCGGCCGGACGTCCTCGTCCTGGACACGGACCTGCTTGAGGGCAGCGCCGAGGCCCTGGCGGTCGCCATGCACGAAGCCGAGGACCTGCGCGACATTCCCATCCTGCTCCTCCACAGCCCCGGCGAACTGGAGACCTGGGCCCGCGCCGAGGCACCCCTGGCCGATGCCCTGGAGAAGCCCCTGGCCGCGCCGGAGACCCGCCGCCGCGTCGGCCTCCTGGCGAAGCTCGCCCACCTCCAGCAGCTCGCCGGCGGAGCATGA
- the lepA gene encoding translation elongation factor 4, protein MSDPALIRNFSIVAHIDHGKSTLADRLLELTKTVAHRDMQAQILDDMDLERERGITIKAHAVTLKYLAQDGKTYTLNLIDTPGHVDFTYEVSRSLAACEGAILVVDATQGVEAQTLANTYLALENGLEVFPVLNKTDLPSADPERVLEQIDTVIGLVDTAHAVNVSAKTGANCEQVLEQIVKCVPPPQGDPAAPLQALVFDCYYDSYRGVVNLIRVVNGTLKAGDQIRFMSTGSEHRVDEIGIFDPKMDKQDSLSVGEVGYLVANIRQLADVKVGDTVTHAVTLTTKPATEMLKGFKEIQPVVFAGIFPTSSDDFENLRNAMDKLRLNDSSFTYEPETSTALGFGFRCGFLGLLHMEIVQERLEREFDLDLITTAPSVRYHVHLTDGTETSVDNPSKLPPLQKIAKIDEPIIEATILTRTDFVGGLIKLCEERRGIQQKLEYVSQDRVMLVYELPLNEVVLDFYDKLKSISKGYASFDYHMKHYTESDLVKMDVLVNGEAVDALSILVHRTKSQSLGLALCQKMKEVIHQQMFDVAIQAAIGSKIIARTNVKARRKDVLAKCYGGDISRKKKLLNKQKEGKKRMKSIGSVEIPQEAFLAILKVDS, encoded by the coding sequence GTGTCCGATCCAGCGCTCATCCGCAATTTTTCCATCGTCGCCCACATCGATCACGGCAAGTCCACGCTGGCGGATCGCCTGCTGGAGTTGACCAAGACCGTGGCCCACCGCGACATGCAGGCCCAGATCCTGGACGACATGGATCTGGAGCGGGAGCGCGGGATCACCATCAAGGCCCACGCGGTGACCTTGAAGTACCTGGCCCAGGATGGAAAGACCTACACCCTGAACCTGATCGACACGCCGGGCCACGTGGATTTCACCTACGAGGTGAGCCGCAGCCTCGCCGCCTGCGAGGGAGCGATCCTGGTGGTGGACGCCACCCAGGGCGTGGAGGCCCAGACCCTGGCGAACACCTACCTGGCCCTGGAGAACGGGCTGGAGGTCTTCCCGGTGCTGAACAAGACCGACCTGCCCAGCGCCGACCCCGAGCGCGTCCTGGAGCAGATCGACACCGTGATCGGGCTGGTGGACACGGCCCACGCCGTCAACGTCAGCGCCAAGACCGGCGCGAACTGCGAGCAGGTGCTCGAGCAGATCGTGAAGTGCGTTCCGCCGCCCCAGGGTGATCCGGCCGCGCCGCTCCAGGCCCTGGTCTTCGACTGCTACTACGATTCCTACCGCGGGGTGGTGAACCTCATCCGGGTGGTCAACGGCACCCTGAAGGCCGGGGACCAGATCCGCTTCATGTCCACGGGCAGCGAGCACCGGGTGGACGAGATCGGGATCTTCGATCCGAAGATGGACAAGCAGGATTCCCTGTCCGTGGGCGAGGTCGGCTACCTGGTGGCCAACATCCGGCAGCTCGCCGACGTGAAGGTCGGCGACACCGTGACCCACGCTGTGACCCTCACGACCAAGCCGGCCACCGAGATGCTGAAGGGGTTCAAGGAGATCCAGCCCGTGGTGTTCGCGGGGATCTTCCCCACCTCCAGCGACGACTTCGAGAACCTGCGCAACGCCATGGACAAGTTGCGGCTGAACGACAGCAGCTTCACCTACGAGCCCGAGACCTCCACGGCGCTCGGCTTCGGCTTCCGGTGCGGCTTCCTGGGCCTGCTCCACATGGAGATCGTGCAGGAGCGGCTGGAGCGGGAATTCGACCTGGATCTCATCACCACGGCCCCCAGCGTGCGGTACCACGTCCACTTGACCGACGGCACCGAGACTTCCGTGGACAATCCCTCCAAGCTGCCCCCGCTCCAGAAGATCGCGAAGATCGACGAGCCCATCATCGAGGCCACGATCCTCACCCGCACGGATTTCGTGGGCGGCCTGATCAAGCTGTGCGAGGAGCGGCGCGGCATCCAGCAGAAGCTGGAATACGTGAGCCAGGATCGCGTGATGCTGGTCTACGAGCTGCCCCTCAACGAGGTGGTGCTGGACTTCTACGACAAGCTCAAGTCCATCTCCAAGGGCTACGCCAGCTTCGACTACCACATGAAGCACTACACGGAGTCCGACCTGGTGAAGATGGACGTCCTGGTGAACGGCGAGGCCGTGGACGCGCTGTCCATCCTCGTCCACCGCACCAAGAGCCAGTCCCTGGGCCTCGCCCTCTGCCAGAAGATGAAGGAAGTGATCCACCAGCAGATGTTCGACGTCGCCATCCAGGCGGCCATCGGCAGCAAGATCATCGCCCGCACCAACGTGAAGGCCCGCCGCAAGGACGTGCTTGCCAAGTGCTACGGCGGCGACATCAGCCGTAAGAAGAAGCTCCTCAACAAGCAGAAAGAGGGCAAGAAGCGCATGAAGTCCATCGGCAGCGTGGAGATCCCCCAGGAGGCCTTCCTGGCGATCCTCAAGGTGGACAGCTAG
- a CDS encoding protein kinase, producing the protein MRERLGKFHVVRLLGKGTMGEVYLGRDPKLGREVALKIISSGTAFGEEAQARFEREAQAAAMLNHPHIVTVHEFGEDEGLHYLVMEYIAGEDLDALIRQGQVSKAELLEALAQVCEGLGYAHAQGVVHRDIKPANIMVARHGKRLQAKLMDFGVARMGPSGLTQAGTWMGTASYMAPEYLDSGAASAESDLFALGVVLYEILAGGRKPFEGETPTAVLNRILLHPPDPLQPSDLLGLPETLAEVAERALAKSPAARYEGAEALGAAIRRALATHSPAPPSTGSETPAPVPRPESSGPGLRVGKAGQGQCLSLKVALRQVPPGGEIQILPGVYRESVVVDKAVTLASLGGPGEVVLEGHGGPAVRIQAPDVVLKGLTLRAPEGEAAVRLTGGTSALEHCVLEGGGAGVEMEGPGTSAVFRECAFTSGARGLAIGEGAQARVEGGSFSGFREVGLLVGSGAQLAAAGVDVGSDDGVAVRVQARGRAALEACGLSAPAGSVEVEPEGDVQLTRCRLMGSRFAGLLALERSHAVLEDCDLGNHACAGGHVLAGANVVFRGCRLAENAGFGLSVMDRGLATLEGCAVRANGGAGLLIHHGATVQARGCSFSEGQSLGVDCAEGGQGVLDGCEILGNAGAGVQVESGGSLLLARCTLKDGRDTGLLLLEDSQVTLEECVVHRNARGGVLLAKDAADPVMRGANRIEDGFQRVDAQGQVVKVAPL; encoded by the coding sequence ATGCGGGAACGACTGGGGAAATTCCACGTGGTGCGCCTTCTGGGGAAGGGGACCATGGGCGAGGTGTACCTGGGCCGGGATCCCAAGCTGGGGCGGGAAGTGGCCCTGAAGATCATCTCGAGCGGAACCGCTTTCGGGGAAGAAGCCCAGGCTCGGTTCGAGCGCGAGGCCCAGGCCGCGGCGATGCTGAACCATCCGCACATCGTCACCGTCCATGAATTCGGCGAGGACGAGGGCCTCCACTACCTGGTCATGGAATACATCGCGGGGGAGGACCTCGACGCCCTCATCCGGCAGGGGCAGGTCTCCAAAGCGGAACTGCTGGAGGCATTGGCCCAGGTCTGCGAGGGCCTGGGCTACGCCCACGCCCAGGGCGTGGTCCACCGGGACATCAAGCCGGCCAACATCATGGTGGCGCGGCATGGGAAGCGGTTGCAGGCCAAGCTGATGGACTTCGGCGTGGCCCGCATGGGGCCGTCGGGCCTGACCCAGGCGGGCACCTGGATGGGAACCGCCAGCTACATGGCGCCGGAGTACCTGGATTCGGGAGCCGCCTCCGCGGAATCGGACCTATTCGCCCTGGGCGTGGTCCTCTACGAGATCCTCGCGGGCGGACGGAAGCCCTTCGAGGGCGAGACGCCCACGGCGGTCCTGAACCGGATCCTGCTCCATCCCCCCGATCCCCTCCAGCCGTCGGACCTGCTGGGCCTTCCCGAAACCCTCGCCGAGGTGGCGGAGCGGGCCCTGGCCAAGAGTCCGGCGGCCCGCTACGAGGGGGCCGAAGCGCTGGGGGCGGCCATCCGCCGCGCCCTCGCCACCCATTCACCCGCTCCGCCCAGCACTGGATCCGAGACCCCCGCTCCGGTTCCCCGGCCGGAGAGCAGCGGCCCGGGGCTTCGGGTGGGCAAGGCGGGGCAGGGGCAGTGCCTCAGCTTGAAGGTGGCGCTTCGCCAGGTCCCGCCCGGCGGCGAGATCCAGATCCTCCCGGGGGTCTATCGCGAATCCGTGGTGGTGGACAAGGCCGTGACCCTCGCCTCCCTGGGCGGTCCCGGGGAAGTGGTGCTGGAGGGCCATGGCGGCCCGGCGGTCCGGATCCAGGCGCCGGACGTGGTCCTGAAGGGCCTGACGCTCCGGGCCCCGGAGGGCGAGGCGGCGGTGCGGCTCACAGGAGGAACCTCAGCCCTGGAGCACTGCGTCCTCGAAGGAGGAGGGGCGGGTGTGGAGATGGAGGGGCCGGGGACGTCAGCCGTCTTCCGGGAATGCGCCTTCACGTCGGGCGCGCGGGGACTGGCGATCGGCGAGGGCGCCCAAGCCCGCGTCGAAGGGGGGAGCTTCTCGGGATTCCGGGAAGTCGGGCTCCTGGTGGGTTCCGGCGCCCAGCTTGCCGCGGCGGGGGTGGACGTGGGCTCCGACGATGGCGTGGCCGTCCGGGTCCAGGCCCGGGGCCGCGCCGCGCTGGAGGCGTGCGGGTTGTCCGCGCCCGCGGGCTCCGTGGAGGTGGAGCCGGAAGGCGACGTCCAGTTGACCCGTTGCCGGCTGATGGGCAGCCGGTTCGCGGGCCTGCTGGCCCTGGAGCGGAGCCATGCGGTTCTGGAGGATTGCGATTTGGGGAACCACGCCTGCGCCGGGGGCCACGTCCTGGCGGGGGCCAACGTGGTCTTTCGCGGGTGCCGGTTGGCGGAGAACGCCGGCTTCGGGCTGTCGGTGATGGATCGGGGCCTGGCCACGCTGGAGGGCTGCGCCGTCCGCGCCAATGGGGGCGCGGGCCTGCTCATCCACCACGGGGCCACGGTCCAGGCGCGCGGATGTTCGTTCTCGGAGGGCCAGTCCCTGGGGGTGGACTGCGCGGAAGGCGGCCAGGGTGTGTTGGACGGGTGCGAGATCCTGGGGAACGCCGGCGCGGGCGTCCAGGTGGAATCCGGCGGCAGCCTGCTCCTGGCCCGCTGCACGCTGAAGGACGGGCGGGACACGGGCCTCCTCCTCCTGGAGGATTCCCAGGTCACCCTGGAGGAGTGCGTGGTCCATCGCAACGCCCGGGGCGGCGTCCTGCTGGCCAAGGACGCGGCGGATCCCGTGATGCGGGGCGCCAACCGGATCGAGGACGGCTTCCAGCGGGTGGACGCCCAGGGGCAGGTCGTGAAAGTCGCGCCCCTCTGA